One segment of Chionomys nivalis chromosome 1, mChiNiv1.1, whole genome shotgun sequence DNA contains the following:
- the LOC130873738 gene encoding tripartite motif-containing protein 43B-like — protein MESDLSQAFQEELTCFNCMSYRTDPVTISCTHSFCRDCLHLSWEDSQIPVQCPMCREPSQQKDFRTSIVLKKLVSITRQASFMKYLISEENKCVTHKETKGIFCMENSIYLCRLCSDSHDHKGHRHCPIEAAAEDQMERLLQQMTSLWEKIQENQENLEEESRVKSLFIDYLIMREEMIRKEYRKLHAVIWEKKEEHIECMNNEGNRVLKKLRKNEAMMIRKNKQLREMYQELMAMTQEPYVVLLQGLDDMFTRSESMQLSIPRGMKPELSALPITGLTERFSYFKVDISFENVTVFHCKKNLFNIMRRFNFRHQHQDTTVDPDGIYLASWGSRSFISAKYYWELDLKDTWDWAVGVCTNSWFGLEIQTKRLKLRVHSFFFCVKEGNHYSLLTTNPVFCHYIEKPLGQVGVLLDCEAGYLSFLNIAKSSFIYKYPNGTFTDAVWPFFSSGQTKP, from the coding sequence ATGGAGTCAGACCTCTCACAAGCCTTCCAGGAAGAACTCACCTGCTTTAACTGCATGAGCTACCGTACAGACCCAGTCACCATAAGCTGTACCCACAGCTTCTGTCGAGACTGCCTGCACCTTTCCTGGGAAGACAGCCAGATTCCTGTCCAATGCCCTATGTGTAGGGAACCATCCCAGCAGAAGGACTTCAGAACCAGCATTGTTCTTAAGAAGCTGGTGTCTATCACCAGACAAGCCAGCTTCATGAAGTACCTAATCTCCGAGGAGAATAAGTGTGTGACCCACAAGGAAACCAAGGGGATCTTCTGTATGGAGAACAGTATCTACCTCTGTCGACTCTGCTCTGACTCCCATGATCACAAAGGTCACAGACACTGCCCCATTGAAGCAGCTGCTGAGGATCAAATGGAGAGACTTCTACAGCAAATGACATCTTTGTGGGAGAAGatccaagaaaatcaagagaatctagaggaagaaagcagagtgaaaaGTTTGTTTATAGACTACCTGATTATGAGGGAAGAAATGATCAGGAAAGAGTATAGGAAATTACATGcagtcatctgggaaaagaaagaggaacacATTGAGTGCATGAACAATGAAGGCAATCGAGTTCTAAAGAAACTAAGGAAAAATGAAGCCATGATGATTCGAAAGAACAAACAACTAAGGGAAATGTATCAGGAACTGATGGCAATGACCCAGGAGCCATATGTGGTACTGCTGCAGGGTTTGGACGACATGTTCACAAGGAGTGAGTCAATGCAGTTGAGCATTCCCAGGGGTATGAAACCAGAACTCTCTGCTCTCCCCATCACTGGACTCACTGAAAGATTCAGCTACTTCAAAGTGGacatttcctttgaaaatgtaactGTATTCCATTGCAAGAAGAATCTATTTAATATAATGAGAAGATTCAACTTCAGACATCAGCATCAGGATACAACTGTGGATCCTGATGGAATCTATTTAGCCTCATGGGGATCACGGAGCTTCATCTCAGCGAAGTACTACTGGGAACTGGATTTGAAGGACACTTGGGACTGGGCTGTAGGAGTTTGTACAAATTCTTGGTTTGGTTTAGAAATTCAAACCAAGCGGTTAAAACTGAGGGtgcattccttctttttttgtgtgaagGAGGGTAATCATTACAGTCTCCTCACCACTAACCCAGTATTCTGTCACTATATAGAGAAGCCACTGGGCCAGGTTGGTGTGCTCCTTGATTGTGAGGCTGGATATTTAAGTTTCCTGAATATTGCCAAGAGTTCCTTCATATACAAATATCCTAATGGCACCTTCACTGATGCTGTTTGGCCTTTCTTCTCCAGTGGCCAAACAAAACCATAG